The Labeo rohita strain BAU-BD-2019 chromosome 14, IGBB_LRoh.1.0, whole genome shotgun sequence genomic interval ATAGATACTGCAATATGGATGAGACTGGCTGTCATACGCTGTCAAATGCAGCTTTACTAGCTCAAcgctgcatgtttcaaagcacttcagtgcaccttaaacaaatgtaaaaagcaACTTCCCATACTAATATCCAGGATAACCCTAAAACAATATTTCTTTGAGAGTGAGAGAGTTGGTTATGAACATCTACCTGCGCAGATGGGATTCGGACAACATGTGGTGGGACTCCTGTGGCAGGGACCACTCCTCCTGGTGGGAGATTCTTGCTAGTGACTGAAGCCCATGAAGACGGCTGAAAACAAGAGAGCATTTGACGTCACAGGTGATCTCACTTATCCGGTTTGTGATGACTGTACATCGTCACAAATACAGGTCTGTTGACACAAGAGGGACCCAGCAGACAGTGATGAATGAGTGCGGTCTTACCCGGTTGTCCTCTGGCATGGTGGGTGCAGTGTCAGCAGGTGTGGGCGAAGGGGGAGATCTCTGACTCTTTTCCTCAATGTGTACCTCGGGCTCGCTGACAGGCTCCGGTTTCAGTTCCACAGCTGCTGGCTCAGGCTCCACCTCTGCTTCTGGCTCAGGCTGGGGCTCTGGGGTTACGGACACCTCTTCTTGCGGCACCTCGGGTTCAACGCTGCAAGCGCACAAACTTGTATGAAATTTGCAAAGACTCACCCCTCTTTCTAGAGGGCGTCATATTGAATAGAGACTTTGATTTCTAATAGACAAGTGTGTCAGATTTGTTTTAACCTACAACACACCCGCATAGCTTGCATCCTGCTTTACTACCAAACAACTAGATTAAATGAGCTGCAAAAAAGAATCCTAGTTACCAAGGCGGCTGTTCATAGTACCCAGCAGACTCCTCCTGGACCACTTCAGGTGAGTGCACCCGCTCCAGTTCCTCCACATCCTCCTCAGACTCTGTGAACAACAGGAGATAAATGAAATCATCTGCTCACAGCAAGAGCAACTGGGAGACAGATTACACTGAAAATGCCTAAATACACCAATAATATAAGCTGCTCACCCTCAGGAGGTTCTGAATCTGAGTCCCCAAATACTTCATCCTGGTACCGGAAGATGTCATTGTGTACATAGAACTTGTTTGCAACTGTTCCCTAAAGAATCACAGCAATATAAAAACCAACaatgaataaatgtctttttgccAGATATTGCTGCATTATATAATAATGATCAAAACAGGCTGATGCTACAGAAAACCAAAACCCTTGAAAATGGGGAGTTTTAAGTCCTTAAGTCGAACATTATCACACTTTTCAGCCATCGAATGTCTATGATCTTTTTAGTCGTATGAGAATACTGGACTAGgactgtaattattttaaaagataaagTTACCCAGATCAATATGAACAAGGACAACTGAGTCAATGAATGGAAAAGATTGGAAATGAGGAGTAAGAACTGGACACTACAGTTTGAAAGAAAGCTTCAGTCCACACAGAATCAATATCTAGCCAATGATTTCTCCAAGTGCATAAGAAATCACAATTGATCCCACTTACTTTGTTAAAACACATTACTAGTCTTGTGGTGAACAATTCAgagttaaccaaaaaaaaactattgtctTTGTAAAATTTGCCTCCCCTCTAGAATAGCAAACAATTTCTTCAGCTGATGTCCAGTAGTAAGTCTAAAGCTATAGGTGACACAGAGGTGcctagtttatttttatttttcttatttcaacCATTCAGCTTCTCTCTGAAATGCATCACAGTACTTACGTTTGTTGCAACTCCCACTTCTAAAAGGCTTTAAGATTCAAAAATCTTCAATATTGCCATGACTTGGAGTATTGTTTCTATTAAAACCTACAGTGATGGCCTATCAACTCACTTAATAGGTCTTTGTAATTCAGGTTTCGCTCTATGCAACCTCacgtttaaaataatttatgtctGCACTGGCATATATTCAAAGGCAACAGTTTAATTCACCCGAGGCCATGCTAACAATTTGATCTGATAACACATTTATGAAGAAACGTTCATACCTCAGGTGCCAGAACAAACGTCTGCATGAACTTCCTCATAGGCTGCATGTTATTAGACAGCTCCCCCAACACTTGCACCACCACTCCCTCGTTCAGGGTGGCATGAGCATCGACGTGCCTGATTTTAGTGTGACAATCACGGAAGCTCAGAGCCATCACCTTCTTATGGATTTCCTGTTGAGAAAgaacaatattatattgagCTACTGCACCAAATCataaacagcattaaaaattCACAACTCTTGTATTAAAACTCACAGACTGCCCATAGACTGCTTCAACTGGTTTGCCATTATTGTCCAGACCACCGTGTACATAAGACGAGTTCTTGCCGTAAAACCTGAAAGACAAAACAAGTAACGTTTAGGTGTACTACACTCACTTGCGTCTAACAACggaaatctgaatatataggCAGCAAATTCTTACCTGTGCAGGTAGTCAGGAGCCTGGTTCAGCAGGGTGTAGTACTGTCGGACAAACTCTCGCCCGACAAGCTGGGCACTTGGCTTCTCCATCACCATTTCTTTGGTCAACTGGTTTCAGctaaaacaaaatgactcattaaaaatgatgacagaagaaACCTCTACAGaagaaaatttacatttttccaccctcatgttgctccaaagcTGTATGACTTTATGCTAAGGAAGACAAAAGGAACTGTCAGGAAcctccttttgtgttcctcaAGAAAAAGTCATATGGGTTTAAACATGAAGGGTATGACAATTCATATTCCTGGTTGAGCTAATTTTTTTATAGAGGTAAACTAGATCTTGTAATGCGAAATCCAGGACAGACCGTttaagtgaaactgaaacaaatcCCTTTGTTAAGTCCAAGATCGAAACGCAACGAGGCCGATAACGTCGATACGGTTtctacaaaaatgaaataaaggcaCACCctataagaacagcatttaaattTCTCGCAGATCGGCTGGTTTAGCTGCTCATCGTGTAGGGTGGGACATTATTGCCAATGGAAAACTGAGTCTTAATCAGACGGACCCATTGTGAAATGGATTCAAGTAGGCCCGAACACCACACGCCGCGTTACTATCTTAAGCCCGGTTCCTTTGTGATCACACTGAGACACGTGATGATATTAAAAATCCAATATATATTCAGATATGTCCGcactttaaacaaaaaacttgATTTTCTATAATCACCATTCATGATTCAGGCACGTGCCCAGCAATTTGTCGCATAAACTCGGATGAGAGGATTCTTACCCACAGTAAAATCCCAGATTATACACGAGAAATAAATGTTATCGATCTCGCATAAAAAATAGTGTAAAAGACGGGTAATGTACTTCAATTGCTCGGCAAACGCGGGATCTCTCTTTGACGGAAATGTCGGCTGGTGGTGAGGGAAATGCGGCTAAGCTAATCCTCAGAGCGTCGACCTGCAAAAAACCCTCTCAGCGGCCTAACGTACGTTTTACCGCTTCAGCCCTCAATTAAAGCGTGATATTTATCATCCGTAAGACTTAATTATGAAAACCGGCGAAATTATACACTTGTATTAAACAAAGCCGTCACATAAAGCACATGGCTATTAGCTGCGCACAGGCTAACAGAGAGTACGTACGCTAAccgcacaaaaacacaaaaaaggctgcatttttactttttaacacaatatatttaatcaaaaaattaacTTACCGAGAGGGAATCAGTAATGTGTGTTTGGGTTGAGTTTAGAGTGATTTAAGTAAAGCACCTCCTGCGCCGGTAGCTGTGAAGCTTTTAGCTCAGACACTGGCAGCAGCGCGTGTGGCGAATTGCCGGTTTCACATTAGCTACTACTAAATCAACGGTTCGCCTGATCGTAGACCccaacagccaatcagatcgaCGCAGTGGATCGCGCATCCAATCAGCATTCGATCTCTCGCAGAGCCCCCCGGATGAACCAATTAACGTTAACTATAGGGACCGTTCGTAACCTATTGAAAACGAGAATGAAAGGAAGGATCAGAGCAAGGTTTGTTAGGCCTGCACGGACATGAACAATGTGGAGAATAACGTTACGCAGCAGCTGCCCGTGTTGTTGCTTTGCgcatttttgtttgtgaagcTAACGAGTTGCCAGGTGATGTATATGTGGATTAGAAACTGTACACTGCAAACATTTCAACTACCATTCTAAGACATGtgagaaaacaataaaaagaaagtaTTTGGGTGATTTTTAGAAGAAGAAAAGTACAATGCAGGTCTTATTTTACTTCAGaaatcaaaatacataaaaatacttaaaagcaaggcatttttaaattaactgtatTACATCTGAACACATATGCCTCATTTATGTTAGcataatactaatatatatatatatatatatatatacactaccgttcaaaagtttggggtcagtacatttttattgtttcttttttcttttcttttttttttaagaaattaatacttttattcaccaagggtgtattaagttaataattaaaagtttattaaaagttaataataaataatttacattgttataaaatatttatattttgaataaacactgtacttgttattcatgaaagaatcctggaaaaaaaaaaatcacaggttgcaaaaaatatttggcagcacaactgttgatattatccaacattgatcattctaataataaatccgcatattagaatgatttctgaaggaccatgtgacacttaagactggagtaacagctgataaaaattcagcttttcatcacaggaataaattctattttaaagtatgttcaaataaaaaacattattttatattgtaaaaacattttgcaatattactgtttttttctatatttttaatcaaataaatgcagccttactgaccccaaacttttgaacggtagtgtatatatatatatatatatatatatatattattattattattattattatatatatttttattattattattattattattattttgcaaactAGAATTTGTGCTGATTAACAAATGttatgctgtatttatttagctaATTAAAATGACTGTATAATGATTTTGCTTTACTGCAATAAGAATCCCAGTAAAAATGGATAGTGTAGAATAAAATTAATGTCCAGACTCAGTTCAGTAATGACAATAGTGgggtaattatttttaatttttttaaattacagcaTCTCAATGGCCCtagttgattgattgattaatttgtttatttatttgtttgtttatttatgtttcccATATATAGAGTCTAATTGAAATTCACCCATTTGTTTGCAGTAGGGTCTATTTGGTGTTTTGAAAAATTGTAGCAGTGATTTTTCTAACGTTATAAACGTAATTCCCCAAAATTGCACTAgagtttattataaattttgttcattctaaattatgatttgaaaatctgaatattttgagataatACAATGTCCATTAGGGGGCGACACGCTTCCCATACATGCAACAATTTGCTTTTGGAAACGATACAGatcatttgtttgcatttttaaaagaatattcgTGACTATCAAATCCCACCGGGTTATCAACAGTTCCCATCAGTTGAGTTTaaccaaacatttttattttaaaacggCTAGCCGAACAAGATAGATCTCATTGGCTGTTTGGGTTTGTATTGGGTTGTGAGATTTAACATTTAGATTGGACTGCAGGCACGAAGAGAGTGAGTTCAGCTAATCtctcaaaaatgtttattatttcaatCAACTGGGGTGGAAAAAAGGTTTAtgcaaactaaatatttttgtattaatctGTTCAACATGTTCTGTGGTATTCACCAATGTTGGAGTGCTTCTTCCTGTAACTCAATGTGCATCAATTCTGTCTGATATAAAATAGtgtatcaaatatttattataaacattggCAAATATAAgtggaaaatatttttataaatatctgatgtattaaaatgtatggaCAGCTGTGAAatcttatttcatattttttaaagaaaatcttctgtcagtagtatttatttaaaaggcaTGCTTATATTTCAGGTTTACGTTAAGTGTGTACTATATATGTTATGAATTATCAGTCTGAGCACAGGTTGCTTTAGGTGAAATGGGCGAGGAACCTTTTATTCCAGGTCTACGATGAGCTTATgtatttaaatctgtatttacaGGCGAGTGGTGTTGAATGTTTAGCTATAAAATCAAATGTTCTCTggataaaaacactaaaatcaactttaaaattTGAAGAAATCACTCTCAATAATTTCTGACACTGGTAGTGAGTGATAACGTGTGtcataattttgatcaaataaggaGAAAATTGGCTGAAATAGTGGTAGATTTTTGTCGAGTGATTCATGTTGGGATTTTATGGCTTGTGttagtaatgttacattttttgtgaTCTGCTTTTAGTGTTAAGAAGCAGTGGAGAAGAGCGTTTCTCCCCCTCCCCGTTGTAGAAGTGGGCTGGACTGCAGCACAGTGTTCTGGCTGGAGCTCTGCCATTGTTTGAGATTCCTGACGCGAGTGTCTGGCTGGAAGGGTAAGCATGGTGACTGGGTAAATCCTGCTCTCTCTAGCTCTGCTTTCCCATGACCATGTATCCCCTCTGAGGCCATAAACTATTTTTCCCACTGCTTCGTGCAATATAGTACATGCAACATACTTAAAACGTAAATCTGCTTTGGGCTGAACAATTGTAGACCCTGACTTAGTTGTTTAGAAATGTGAACATAGCATAGGAAACATTAgagcacacaaaaacaaacattaaaactaTTGCAAATTTCCTGCTTTCTGGATCTGGAATaatctgaaatgtttaaaaaaacatttttctctacCTCTGATGCCTCTGATATCATACTGTAGCTCTAAGcctaaattattaataattattacaaatctACAAATACATGCTTGTTAAAAGATCCATTTCAGTTgacatttttcagcatttaactGTTCGGTCTAACCAGAATTACACAGTTAAACACTGAGGTAGCCACATTGGCTCATagacttaaaaataatgttttaaatacagggtcttaaaatatatttttaaaatgcaaaggcAAAAAGGAAATTACGTAAACATCCACTCCACCCTCGAGGAAACTACTAACATATGTGCTCCAGATTTTTAGCCCCGTTGACCATGCAgcattgttttctttgcatatttACAGTGTTTATGTAGTCATAGTCATATTTACTTCAATGCTAAAATTATGCCAGGTGcctgaataaaacaaatgatcTGCAAACATCATGTTTgacaatgtttttcattttgccCATAGCAAACATTAAAGTATAAATGGGTTATGCAATTATATACCTGGGGGAAACAGATCAAGATAAATGGAGAAATGCATGCAAAGATTGAGTTGGAAATTTCAGTAGCTTTTATTCATGTAAAGAAATTCATAGTGCTCACATTGTGGCAAAAACTGCAAATGTATGTGAACATGTTAGAGGGAGAAAAAAATTCTCATCCTGCGAGATTCTGTCCTCTtgaattcaaataatatttccttttattaactttaaaaacaCTCAATATTTGGCCCTGATCTCTGACAGGaaacaatatgcaaataaaaacatcagCCTGCAGACATTCAGGGCTCAAATGAAAAGACGTTTTTCAGATTTAATAAAGACATCAAAACAATAAATCCACCACCAAAGAGTgcaacaaacaaaactaaaagtttataaagcaagcagaaagaacatttatttggaatctttattttgttttttgtacatttccacCATCAAAACTCCAAACTTACAATTCAAGCCCTGATTCTGAGTGTAAAAAACATATGTGgatccatttccaaaacaaaaaaagtgttcatCATATTTAACTCTCTTTAATACAGCCTGTCC includes:
- the g3bp1 gene encoding ras GTPase-activating protein-binding protein 1 isoform X1; the encoded protein is MVMEKPSAQLVGREFVRQYYTLLNQAPDYLHRFYGKNSSYVHGGLDNNGKPVEAVYGQSEIHKKVMALSFRDCHTKIRHVDAHATLNEGVVVQVLGELSNNMQPMRKFMQTFVLAPEGTVANKFYVHNDIFRYQDEVFGDSDSEPPEESEEDVEELERVHSPEVVQEESAGYYEQPPCVEPEVPQEEVSVTPEPQPEPEAEVEPEPAAVELKPEPVSEPEVHIEEKSQRSPPSPTPADTAPTMPEDNRPSSWASVTSKNLPPGGVVPATGVPPHVVRIPSAQPRVEVKAETQTTAQRPQRDQRPRDQRPGPSPANRTARPGAVREGESGESEVRRTVRYPDSHQLFVGNVPHDVDKNELKEFFEQYGTVLELRINSGGKLPNFGFVVFDDAEPVQKILNNRPIKLRGDVRLNVEEKKTRSAREGDRRDIRPRGPGGPRDRVGGSRGPPARGGMAQKPSFGAGRGTGPSEGRYAGPRQ
- the g3bp1 gene encoding ras GTPase-activating protein-binding protein 1 isoform X2, which gives rise to MVMEKPSAQLVGREFVRQYYTLLNQAPDYLHRFYGKNSSYVHGGLDNNGKPVEAVYGQSEIHKKVMALSFRDCHTKIRHVDAHATLNEGVVVQVLGELSNNMQPMRKFMQTFVLAPEGTVANKFYVHNDIFRYQDEVFGDSDSEPPEESEEDVEELERVHSPEVVQEESAGYYEQPPCVEPEVPQEEVSVTPEPQPEPEAEVEPEPAAVELKPEPVSEPEVHIEEKSQRSPPSPTPADTAPTMPEDNRPSSWASVTSKNLPPGGVVPATGVPPHVVRIPSAQPRVEVKAETQTTAQRPQRDQRPRDQRPGPSPANRTARPGVREGESGESEVRRTVRYPDSHQLFVGNVPHDVDKNELKEFFEQYGTVLELRINSGGKLPNFGFVVFDDAEPVQKILNNRPIKLRGDVRLNVEEKKTRSAREGDRRDIRPRGPGGPRDRVGGSRGPPARGGMAQKPSFGAGRGTGPSEGRYAGPRQ